One region of Mugil cephalus isolate CIBA_MC_2020 chromosome 17, CIBA_Mcephalus_1.1, whole genome shotgun sequence genomic DNA includes:
- the fosaa gene encoding protein c-Fos — translation MRACVAVSLTPPPPMVQSWFIHKILAEHKRRGLHSSRPVTRYIPGEKTRVALPSGRPESYLSLIRTFFFFPPSSVMYHNNPTPDMESVSPTCRTESPVGTLCEKTPEEASSPASSSESNAKDVCNDTSAQDTPFVPTVTAISSTPDFQWMVQPTIITSVSPSPGSKQANEPLSSRQATPKAGGNKGKNAARKGKTEELSPEEEEKKRIRRERNKMAAAKCRNRRRELTDTLQAETDKLEEEKAALETEIANLLKEKERLEFILATHKPVCQMSEELESIFQEPTGSPELPPSPDEDRLPDDGTQEAPSLQDMDIPSDPSTAISGNSNILLCSSAEINICDLEPSLDIKEGLLDNMLPSLEEKTPLETARSVPDIDLSSSLGVSDWETLYKSVSSDLEPLSTPVVTSTPTCSSYLSVFTFACPELDSLTEGLDGHKGGGKKAESVDILNSPTLLAL, via the exons ATGAGGGCCTGCGTGGCTGTCAGTCTGACCCCCCCTCCGCCGATGGTACAGTCTTGGTTCATTCATAAAATTCTAGCAGAGCATAAAAGGAGGGGCTTGCATTCTAGTCGTCCAGTTACCAGGTATATACCTGGAGAAAAGACCCGCGTCGCTCTGCCCAGCGGAAGGCCAGAGTCATATTTGTCATTGatcaggactttttttttttttcctccttcctccgtGATGTATCATAACAATCCGACGCCCGATATGGAGTCAGTCTCTCCCACCTGCCGGACAGAGTCTCCTGTCGGGACACTCTGCGAGAAGACGCCAGAAGAGGCGAGctctccagcctcctcctcagagaGCAATGCAAAG GATGTCTGCAATGACACGAGCGCCCAAGACACTCCATTTGTTCCAACAGTTACAGCAATTTCCTCTACCCCAGATTTCCAGTGGATGGTCCAGCCTACGATTATTACATCTGTCTCCCCGTCTCCGGGTAGCAAGCAAGCCAATGAACCGCTAAGCTCTCGCCAGGCAACACCCAAAGCAGGCGGGAATAAGGGAAAAAATGCTGCCAGAAAGGGGAAAACAGAGGAG CTGtctccagaggaggaggagaaaaagaggataAGAAGGGAGAGGAATAAAATGGCCGCGGCGAAGTGTCGCAACAGACGGAGGGAACTCACAGATACCCTGCAAGCT GAGACGGacaagctggaggaggagaaggcagcCCTGGAGACGGAAATAGCCAACCTTCTCAAAGAGAAAGAGCGGCTCGAGTTTATCCTCGCGACGCACAAACCGGTGTGCCAGATGTCGGAAGAGCTCGAGTCCATTTTCCAGGAGCCCACGGGGTCCCCGGAGCTGCCGCCCAGTCCGGATGAGGACAGGCTTCCGGATGATGGCACCCAGGAAGCTCCGTCACTCCAGGACATGGACATCCCCAGTGATCCGTCCACGGCCATCTCCGGGAACTCCAACATCTTGCTGTGCAGCAGCGCTGAAATCAACATCTGCGATCTCGAGCCCTCTCTGGACATTAAAGAGGGGCTGCTGGACAACATGTTACCCAGTTTGGAGGAGAAAACCCCCTTGGAGACGGCTCGGTCCGTGCCAGACATAGACCTGAGCAGTTCCCTCGGGGTCTCGGACTGGGAGACCCTGTACAAGTCGGTCTCCAGCGACCTGGAGCCCCTCAGCACGCCCGTGGtgacctccacccccacctgcAGCAGCTACCTGTCCGTGTTCACGTTCGCGTGTCCCGAGCTGGACTCTCTCACAGAGGGACTAGACGGCCATAAAGGTGGAGGAAAGAAGGCCGAATCCGTCGACATCCTCAACTCTCCGACTCTGCTGGCCTTATAA
- the LOC125023983 gene encoding zinc finger C2HC domain-containing protein 1C-like, producing MNTNTSRRNIAQAQNIIAGQRHGNGHTHAQRDVLANRKAATLDQPFPTKPVSHRRTLRAQVSFDSDKFTVSTHPRGQLPSHSNGAGSRHSRKDTQPSGELSMARAIHAKELMLQEKLWKAEAKIRQKIQWDAADVAADDDRKDREVRHNRGQAERGKAQMKSRVSEQQKQRSRDTSMEGRQQEDFKQPGKKLDQKAENRVRNEVYQVRVTKAPLSKGKTTKATLAIPHKEQEVSGEMKSTRKNMKEHARRKEGDEKDYGICGETKHNKQNKTHVGDTVQTENQRSSQVKLPEESALPPISSPSQSSRSQPEERTLVDNADVNILLLPCKFCNRTFASERLEKHVQVCKKMTQSHRPVFNSYTNRTKGSVLEEFYKTHPRSETPEKKNRRQSYKGNISNLPPRRLPAGTSQQKWSK from the exons ATGAACACCAACACAAGCAGAAGAAATATTGCTCAAGCACAAAACATCATTGCAGGACAAAGGCATGGCAATGGTCACACCCATGCACAGCGAGATGTTTTGGCAAACAGGAAAGCAGCTACGTTAGACCAACCATTTCCAACAAAGCCCGTTAGCCACAGAAGAACTCTCAGGGCACAAGTCTCATTTGATTCTGACAAATTCACCGTTTCAACCCATCCAAGAGGCCAGTTGCCGTCCCATTCAAATGGCGCTGGATCTCGACACTCGAGAAAGGACACGCAGCCCAGTGGAGAGCTGTCAATGGCCAGAGCAATTCATGCAAAAGAGCTCATGCTACAGGAGAAGCTCTGGAAGGCTGAAgcaaaaataagacaaaagatCCAGTGGGATGCAGCCGACGTAGCTGCAGATGATGACCGTAAGGACAGGGAAGTGAGGCACAACAGAGGACAAGCTGAGAGGGGAAAAGCTCAGATGAAAAGCAGAGTATCggagcagcagaagcagagaagcagagacaCGTCGATGGAGGGAAGACAGCAGGAGGATTTTAAGCAACCTGGGAAGAAACTAGATCAGAAGGCTGAGAACAGAGTGAGAAATGAAGTATATCAGGTGCGAGTTACAAAAGCTCCTCtgtcaaaaggaaaaacaacaaaagcaactcTTGCTATCCCACATAAAGAGCAAGAAGTGAGCGGAGAGATGAAATCGACGAGGAAGAATATGAAAGAGCATGCCAGGAGAAAAGAAGGGGATGAAAAAGATTATGGTATTTGTGGAGaaactaaacacaacaaacaaaacaagacgcATGTGGGTGATACAGTTCAGACAGAAAACCAGAGAAGTTCACAAGTAAAACTGCCTGAGGAATCAGCTCTCCCGCCGATTTCTAGTCCTTCTCAAAGCAGTCGATCCCAACCGGAGGAGCGCACACTCGTGGATAACGCAGACGTCAACATCCTGCTTCTTCCTTGCAAATTCTGCAACAGAACGTTTGCAAGCGAAAGATTGGAAAAGCATGTCCAAGTTTGCAAAAAGATGACACAGTCACATCGTCCGGTCTTCAACTCTTACACTAACAGGACCAAAGGCTCGGTGCTGGAGGAGTTCTACAAAACCCACCCCAGGAGTGAGACTCCAGAG aaaaAGAACCGCAGACAAAGCTACAAGGGAAATATAAGCAATCTCCCGCCGCGGAGACTCCCAGCTGGCACTTCACAGCAAAAGTGGTCCAAGTAA
- the mlh3 gene encoding DNA mismatch repair protein Mlh3 isoform X1 has translation MVNMIKCLPREVQGKLRSGVAIPSLQQCIEELLLNSIDAGATCVGVRMDMEALKVQVIDNGAGMSAEDMECVGNRYHTSKCSSVKDLDDLRWYGFRGEALASIVSMATLVEISSRTRSSVKTHVKIFKDGQGLEVFEAETVRPSAGTTVIICNFFHNMPVRRKRVDAVLEGERIRHRVEAISLMHPSVSFTLKNDCTGAMLVQLPKARNTYHRFIQIHSLGRAEKLGEISYTHRQFEVAGYLGKEGHYNNSLQFLYVNERLLLKTRIHKLLNFLLRRLSGSNQKSDSPDGQSVIRSPKHKRSQELCGVYVLNIKCSYSEYDICLEPAKTLIEFKDWDGILVCIEEAVKAFLSRENLVAVFSQDDLNCVSPKVFCTDRAEQEGNSDRGDQASFGTSALDCGIGMKLASESVHRKRTGGGGSANDAYMESGVTECNSEETGHLEKINANEMEKTHREKCVNEECIDEPYSHNEINDEEKQILNKDGEGLENVHTSNELKGLFLKEVEIQLSGAASTSDINSQHSVVQHVWPDLNHTEKVVPRCQSGDRHGQSLGSNRKISLSDPYIHESLQTQDLPQTNKTVFQEEEITANSKEKLKRKISLDACRDGSSQKQFRNVATVLPRKIARVDFCHKLSTYEDSGSLDRFRRLYSKSDKGKLLCHDTRIQKNTRLPQRDDVMSRSVSVCEKTQQEGDDTEAQEKEETQSSIKTLPNLSSVAEIKPDSDQRRGEKSLSAKLCHLKQHKTEDSLHMLRTSQDNISLSHDNDGVQDSNNNEDPCDATLSLEQVPGGSTNPQLAEKEEETTLNDWLHHYDTSVGRTVYVNKETGLSRYEDPGTEETQVPCTSDVTNMAVSVISEMGMEYRCYPFQVDLVLPFLPKSRPERVISSGLDYREDVGESSNSLSSLYSKWKNPVFVRPPTVGVDISSAQAEGLAVKIHNILFPYRFSKAMIHSMKVIHQVDKKFLACLINTRDEEPETEANLLVLVDQHAAHERVRLENLVADSYEDDPDTVGEKRLCSSAILPPLEISVTEEELRLLRSCQPHLRSLGLEVTFSQAAEPQVFVGKVPLCFMERESNELRRGRPSVIKPIVQEYLQEQIELLRSAGRVRGTLPLTVLKVLASLACHGAIKFNDTLSRDECCSLVASLSSCQLPFQCAHGRPSIAPLVDILHLDKDQSVADFQKPNLLKLRRMYKAWELYGNG, from the exons ATGGTCAATATGATTAAGTGTTTGCCCAGAGAGGTTCAGGGGAAGCTTCGCTCCGGTGTTGCCATCCCTTCACTTCAACAGTGCATAGAGGAGCTCCTTCTGAACAGCATCGACGCCGGGGCGACCTGCGTGGGGGTACGGATGGACATGGAGGCACTTAAAGTTCAGGTAATCGACAACGGCGCTGGCATGAGCGCCGAAGACATGGAGTGTGTGGGAAATAGATACCACACGAGCAAATGTAGCTCTGTTAAAGACCTGGACGACCTCAGGTGGTACGGCTTCAGAGGAGAGGCTCTGGCGAGCATAGTTTCTATGGCTACGCTTGTTGAAATCTCATCCCGGACCAGATCATCAGTGAAAACGCACGTCAAGATATTCAAGGATGGCCAGGGCTTGGAGGTCTTCGAGGCAGAGACTGTTCGACCCTCTGCTGGGACCACTGTTATAATTTGCAACTTCTTCCACAACATGCCAGTCCGGAGGAAAAGGGTTGACGCTGTCCTGGAGGGTGAGAGGATCAGACACAGAGTGGAGGCTATTTCCTTGATGCACCCATCTGTGTCCTTCACCCTGAAGAATGACTGCACGGGGGCCATGCTGGTGCAGCTCCCTAAAGCCAGGAACACGTACCACAGGTTCATCCAGATACACAGCCTTGGCCGAGCAGAGAAACTTGGAGAAATCAGCTACACACACAGGCAGTTTGAAGTGGCCGGCTACCTCGGCAAAGAGGGCCACTACAATAACAGCTTGCAGTTCCTGTATGTTAACGAAAGACTGCTGCTGAAAACCCGCATCCACAAGCTCCTGAACTTTCTCCTGCGCAGACTGAGCGGCTCAAACCAGAAAAGTGACAGCCCTGATGGGCAGTCTGTCATCAGGAGTCCAAAACACAAACGAAGCCAAGAGCTATGTGGTGTATACGTCCTCAATATCAAGTGCTCTTACTCAGAATATGACATCTGCCTTGAGCCTGCCAAAACTCTAATAGAGTTCAAAGACTGGGATGGCATTTTGGTCTGCATAGAAGAAGCGGTGAAAGCGTTCCTGAGCAGGGAGAACTTGGTGGCTGTATTTTCTCAAGACGACTTAAACTGTGTATCTCCAAAGGTGTTTTGCActgacagagcagagcaggaaggGAATAGCGACAGAGGTGACCAAGCAAGTTTTGGGACTTCTGCATTGGACTGCGGCATAGGAATGAAGCTGGCATCTGAATCTGTTCATCGTAAGCGCACAGGGGGCGGTGGATCCGCAAATGATGCTTACATGGAGTCTGGTGTGACGGAGTGCAATTCAGAAGAGACTGGGCATTTGGAAAAGATAAATGCAAATGAGATGGAAAAGACGCACAGAGAAAAATGTGTAAACGAAGAATGTATAGATGAGCCTTACTCTCATAATGAAATTAACGATGAAGAGAAGCAAATACTCAATAAAGATGGGGAAGGCTTGGAAAATGTACACACGTCCAATGAattaaaaggtttgtttttaaaagaagtaGAGATACAGTTAAGCGGTGCTGCCTCAACCAGCGATATAAATTCACAACACAGCGTTGTACAACACGTTTGGCCTGATTTAAACCATACTGAGAAAGTAGTACCACGCTGCCAGAGTGGAGACAGACATGGGCAGTCTTTAGGCAGCAACAGAAAGATCAGTCTGTCTGATCCATATATTCATGAAAGTCTGCAGACTCAGGATCTGCctcaaacaaacaagacagtATTTCAGGAGGAAGAAATAACAGCAAACAgtaaagaaaaattaaaacgCAAAATCTCACTGGACGCATGCAGAGATGGATCTTCTCAGAAACAATTCAGAAACGTTGCTACTGTCCTTCCCAGAAAGATCGCCCGAGTAGATTTTTGCCACAAATTGTCAACATATGAGGACTCTGGATCTCTTGACAGGTTTAGAAGACTTTATAGTAAATCTGACAAAGGGAAATTACTGTGTCATGATACTCGCATACAGAAGAATACTAGACTTCCTCAGAGGGACGACGTTATGTCGAGAAGTGTATCAGTTTGTGAGAAAACTCAGCAGGAGGGTGATGATACTGAGGCgcaagaaaaagaggagacacAAAGCAGCATCAAAACCCTACCAAACCTCTCATCAGTCGCAGAGATAAAACCAGATTCAGATCAGAGAAGAGGTGAAAAGTCTTTGTCAGCTAAACTTTGCCATTTGAAACAACACAAGACCGAAGATTCACTACATATGTTGAGGACGTCACAGGACAACATCTCTCTCAGTCATGACAATGATGGCGTCCAAGACAGTAACAACAATGAGGATCCTTGCGACGCTACACTGAGCCTTGAGCAAGTCCCAGGTGGCAGCACGAATCCTCAGTTGGctgagaaggaagaagagacgACGCTGAATGACTGGCTTCATCATTATGACACATCTGTTGGGAGGACAGTTTATGTCAACAAAGAGACCGGGCTCAGCAGATATGAAGACCCAGGAACTGAAGAAACACAAGTACCTTGTACATCGGACGTCACCAACATGGCAGTTAGCGTCATCTCTGAAATGG GTATGGAATACAGGTGTTACCCTTTTCAGGTGGATCTAGTGTTGCCTTTCCTGCCTAAATCCAGACCAGAGAGAGTAATTAGCTCAGGGCTTGATTATAGAG AGGACGTTGGTGAAAGCTCCAACTCCCTTTCTTCATTATactcaaaatggaaaaatcctGTGTTTGTCCGCCCTCCCACG GTCGGCGTTGATATTTCCAGCGCACAAGCTGAAGGACTGGCTGTAAAGATccacaacatcctgtttccttACCGCTTTTCTAAGGCCATGATTCACTCAATGAag GTGATTCATCAAGTGGATAAAAAGTTTCTTGCATGCCTTATCAACACAAGAGACGAAGAGCCAGAAACCGAAG CAAatctgctggtgctggtggatCAACACGCTGCTCATGAGAGAGTCCGACTTGAGAATTTGGTCGCAG ATTCGTATGAAGATGACCCGGACACCGTGGGAGAAAAACGTCTGTGTTCATCAGCCATTTTACCACCACTTGAGATCAGTGTAACAGAAGAGGAGCTAAGGCTGCtaag GTCCTGTCAGCCACATTTGAGGAGTTTAGGCCTGGAAGTTACCTTCTCACAGGCAGCAGAGCCCCAGGTGTTTGTGGGAAAGGTGCCGTTGTGCTtcatggagagagagagtaatGAGCTGAGGAGGGGGAGACCATCTGTTATCAAGCCTATTGTTCAG GAGTATCTTCAAGAGCAGATTGAG tTACTCCGCTCTGCAGGGAGAGTGAGGGGAACGCTGCCTCTCACCGTTCTCAAAGTGCTGGCCTCGCTAGCATGCCACG GCGCCATCAAATTCAACGACACTCTGAGCAGAGACGAATGCTGCAGCTTGGTTGCGTCCCTGTCCTCCTGCCAGCTGCCCTTCCAGTGCGCCCATGGCCGTCCGTCTATTGCTCCGCTCGTAGACATCCTTCATTTGGACAAAGACCAGAGTGTAGCA GACTTTCAGAAACCCAACCTCCTGAAGCTCAGAAGAATGTATAAAGCGTGGGAACTATATGGAAATGGATAA
- the jdp2a gene encoding jun dimerization protein 2, with translation MQRFPLFKIYSRPSADQKKGHLLHLGSKSAVVTTEPDTMPGQIPDPSVTAGSLPSLGPLAGISATTLTDKLKFDDLQEFGTMLSPLHFLDSLGKRPLVIKTERDEEEERRKRRREKNKVAAARCRNKKKERTDYLQKESERLEMLNSDLKAQIEELKLERQQLILMLNRHRPTCIVRTDSVKTPESEVNPLLQQLEAK, from the exons ATGCAACGATTTCCACTCTTTAAAATCTACTCTCGACCCTCGGCTGACCAGAAGAAAGGACATTTGTTGCACCTGGGATCGAAGTCAG CTGTGGTCACGACCGAGCCTGACACGATGCCAGGACAAATCCCAGATCCCTCCGTGACAGCAGGCTCCCTGCCCAGCCTGGGCCCGCTGGCCGGGATCTCTGCCACCACGTTGACTGACAAGCTCAAATTCGACGACCTCCAGGAGTTTGGGACAATGCTGTCGCCTCTGCACTTTCTGGACAGTCTGGGGAAGAGGCCGCTGGTCATCAAAACGGAG agagatgaagaggaagagaggaggaaacgaaggcgagagaaaaacaaagtggcCGCAGCTCGGTGTCGAAacaaaaagaaggagaggacagaCTATCTGCAGAAG GAGTCAGAAAGACTAGAGATGTTGAACTCCGACCTTAAAGCCCAGATCGAGGAGCTGAAGCTGGAGCGGCAGCAGCTGATCCTCATGCTGAACCGCCATCGCCCCACGTGCATCGTGAGGACGGACAGTGTCAAAACGCCGGAGAGCGAGGTGAAccctctgctgcagcagctggaggcaAAGTGA
- the mlh3 gene encoding DNA mismatch repair protein Mlh3 isoform X2, whose translation MVNMIKCLPREVQGKLRSGVAIPSLQQCIEELLLNSIDAGATCVGVRMDMEALKVQVIDNGAGMSAEDMECVGNRYHTSKCSSVKDLDDLRWYGFRGEALASIVSMATLVEISSRTRSSVKTHVKIFKDGQGLEVFEAETVRPSAGTTVIICNFFHNMPVRRKRVDAVLEGERIRHRVEAISLMHPSVSFTLKNDCTGAMLVQLPKARNTYHRFIQIHSLGRAEKLGEISYTHRQFEVAGYLGKEGHYNNSLQFLYVNERLLLKTRIHKLLNFLLRRLSGSNQKSDSPDGQSVIRSPKHKRSQELCGVYVLNIKCSYSEYDICLEPAKTLIEFKDWDGILVCIEEAVKAFLSRENLVAVFSQDDLNCVSPKVFCTDRAEQEGNSDRGDQASFGTSALDCGIGMKLASESVHRKRTGGGGSANDAYMESGVTECNSEETGHLEKINANEMEKTHREKCVNEECIDEPYSHNEINDEEKQILNKDGEGLENVHTSNELKGLFLKEVEIQLSGAASTSDINSQHSVVQHVWPDLNHTEKVVPRCQSGDRHGQSLGSNRKISLSDPYIHESLQTQDLPQTNKTVFQEEEITANSKEKLKRKISLDACRDGSSQKQFRNVATVLPRKIARVDFCHKLSTYEDSGSLDRFRRLYSKSDKGKLLCHDTRIQKNTRLPQRDDVMSRSVSVCEKTQQEGDDTEAQEKEETQSSIKTLPNLSSVAEIKPDSDQRRGEKSLSAKLCHLKQHKTEDSLHMLRTSQDNISLSHDNDGVQDSNNNEDPCDATLSLEQVPGGSTNPQLAEKEEETTLNDWLHHYDTSVGRTVYVNKETGLSRYEDPGTEETQVPCTSDVTNMAVSVISEMEDVGESSNSLSSLYSKWKNPVFVRPPTVGVDISSAQAEGLAVKIHNILFPYRFSKAMIHSMKVIHQVDKKFLACLINTRDEEPETEANLLVLVDQHAAHERVRLENLVADSYEDDPDTVGEKRLCSSAILPPLEISVTEEELRLLRSCQPHLRSLGLEVTFSQAAEPQVFVGKVPLCFMERESNELRRGRPSVIKPIVQEYLQEQIELLRSAGRVRGTLPLTVLKVLASLACHGAIKFNDTLSRDECCSLVASLSSCQLPFQCAHGRPSIAPLVDILHLDKDQSVADFQKPNLLKLRRMYKAWELYGNG comes from the exons ATGGTCAATATGATTAAGTGTTTGCCCAGAGAGGTTCAGGGGAAGCTTCGCTCCGGTGTTGCCATCCCTTCACTTCAACAGTGCATAGAGGAGCTCCTTCTGAACAGCATCGACGCCGGGGCGACCTGCGTGGGGGTACGGATGGACATGGAGGCACTTAAAGTTCAGGTAATCGACAACGGCGCTGGCATGAGCGCCGAAGACATGGAGTGTGTGGGAAATAGATACCACACGAGCAAATGTAGCTCTGTTAAAGACCTGGACGACCTCAGGTGGTACGGCTTCAGAGGAGAGGCTCTGGCGAGCATAGTTTCTATGGCTACGCTTGTTGAAATCTCATCCCGGACCAGATCATCAGTGAAAACGCACGTCAAGATATTCAAGGATGGCCAGGGCTTGGAGGTCTTCGAGGCAGAGACTGTTCGACCCTCTGCTGGGACCACTGTTATAATTTGCAACTTCTTCCACAACATGCCAGTCCGGAGGAAAAGGGTTGACGCTGTCCTGGAGGGTGAGAGGATCAGACACAGAGTGGAGGCTATTTCCTTGATGCACCCATCTGTGTCCTTCACCCTGAAGAATGACTGCACGGGGGCCATGCTGGTGCAGCTCCCTAAAGCCAGGAACACGTACCACAGGTTCATCCAGATACACAGCCTTGGCCGAGCAGAGAAACTTGGAGAAATCAGCTACACACACAGGCAGTTTGAAGTGGCCGGCTACCTCGGCAAAGAGGGCCACTACAATAACAGCTTGCAGTTCCTGTATGTTAACGAAAGACTGCTGCTGAAAACCCGCATCCACAAGCTCCTGAACTTTCTCCTGCGCAGACTGAGCGGCTCAAACCAGAAAAGTGACAGCCCTGATGGGCAGTCTGTCATCAGGAGTCCAAAACACAAACGAAGCCAAGAGCTATGTGGTGTATACGTCCTCAATATCAAGTGCTCTTACTCAGAATATGACATCTGCCTTGAGCCTGCCAAAACTCTAATAGAGTTCAAAGACTGGGATGGCATTTTGGTCTGCATAGAAGAAGCGGTGAAAGCGTTCCTGAGCAGGGAGAACTTGGTGGCTGTATTTTCTCAAGACGACTTAAACTGTGTATCTCCAAAGGTGTTTTGCActgacagagcagagcaggaaggGAATAGCGACAGAGGTGACCAAGCAAGTTTTGGGACTTCTGCATTGGACTGCGGCATAGGAATGAAGCTGGCATCTGAATCTGTTCATCGTAAGCGCACAGGGGGCGGTGGATCCGCAAATGATGCTTACATGGAGTCTGGTGTGACGGAGTGCAATTCAGAAGAGACTGGGCATTTGGAAAAGATAAATGCAAATGAGATGGAAAAGACGCACAGAGAAAAATGTGTAAACGAAGAATGTATAGATGAGCCTTACTCTCATAATGAAATTAACGATGAAGAGAAGCAAATACTCAATAAAGATGGGGAAGGCTTGGAAAATGTACACACGTCCAATGAattaaaaggtttgtttttaaaagaagtaGAGATACAGTTAAGCGGTGCTGCCTCAACCAGCGATATAAATTCACAACACAGCGTTGTACAACACGTTTGGCCTGATTTAAACCATACTGAGAAAGTAGTACCACGCTGCCAGAGTGGAGACAGACATGGGCAGTCTTTAGGCAGCAACAGAAAGATCAGTCTGTCTGATCCATATATTCATGAAAGTCTGCAGACTCAGGATCTGCctcaaacaaacaagacagtATTTCAGGAGGAAGAAATAACAGCAAACAgtaaagaaaaattaaaacgCAAAATCTCACTGGACGCATGCAGAGATGGATCTTCTCAGAAACAATTCAGAAACGTTGCTACTGTCCTTCCCAGAAAGATCGCCCGAGTAGATTTTTGCCACAAATTGTCAACATATGAGGACTCTGGATCTCTTGACAGGTTTAGAAGACTTTATAGTAAATCTGACAAAGGGAAATTACTGTGTCATGATACTCGCATACAGAAGAATACTAGACTTCCTCAGAGGGACGACGTTATGTCGAGAAGTGTATCAGTTTGTGAGAAAACTCAGCAGGAGGGTGATGATACTGAGGCgcaagaaaaagaggagacacAAAGCAGCATCAAAACCCTACCAAACCTCTCATCAGTCGCAGAGATAAAACCAGATTCAGATCAGAGAAGAGGTGAAAAGTCTTTGTCAGCTAAACTTTGCCATTTGAAACAACACAAGACCGAAGATTCACTACATATGTTGAGGACGTCACAGGACAACATCTCTCTCAGTCATGACAATGATGGCGTCCAAGACAGTAACAACAATGAGGATCCTTGCGACGCTACACTGAGCCTTGAGCAAGTCCCAGGTGGCAGCACGAATCCTCAGTTGGctgagaaggaagaagagacgACGCTGAATGACTGGCTTCATCATTATGACACATCTGTTGGGAGGACAGTTTATGTCAACAAAGAGACCGGGCTCAGCAGATATGAAGACCCAGGAACTGAAGAAACACAAGTACCTTGTACATCGGACGTCACCAACATGGCAGTTAGCGTCATCTCTGAAATGG AGGACGTTGGTGAAAGCTCCAACTCCCTTTCTTCATTATactcaaaatggaaaaatcctGTGTTTGTCCGCCCTCCCACG GTCGGCGTTGATATTTCCAGCGCACAAGCTGAAGGACTGGCTGTAAAGATccacaacatcctgtttccttACCGCTTTTCTAAGGCCATGATTCACTCAATGAag GTGATTCATCAAGTGGATAAAAAGTTTCTTGCATGCCTTATCAACACAAGAGACGAAGAGCCAGAAACCGAAG CAAatctgctggtgctggtggatCAACACGCTGCTCATGAGAGAGTCCGACTTGAGAATTTGGTCGCAG ATTCGTATGAAGATGACCCGGACACCGTGGGAGAAAAACGTCTGTGTTCATCAGCCATTTTACCACCACTTGAGATCAGTGTAACAGAAGAGGAGCTAAGGCTGCtaag GTCCTGTCAGCCACATTTGAGGAGTTTAGGCCTGGAAGTTACCTTCTCACAGGCAGCAGAGCCCCAGGTGTTTGTGGGAAAGGTGCCGTTGTGCTtcatggagagagagagtaatGAGCTGAGGAGGGGGAGACCATCTGTTATCAAGCCTATTGTTCAG GAGTATCTTCAAGAGCAGATTGAG tTACTCCGCTCTGCAGGGAGAGTGAGGGGAACGCTGCCTCTCACCGTTCTCAAAGTGCTGGCCTCGCTAGCATGCCACG GCGCCATCAAATTCAACGACACTCTGAGCAGAGACGAATGCTGCAGCTTGGTTGCGTCCCTGTCCTCCTGCCAGCTGCCCTTCCAGTGCGCCCATGGCCGTCCGTCTATTGCTCCGCTCGTAGACATCCTTCATTTGGACAAAGACCAGAGTGTAGCA GACTTTCAGAAACCCAACCTCCTGAAGCTCAGAAGAATGTATAAAGCGTGGGAACTATATGGAAATGGATAA